The stretch of DNA TCACCCCTAAAGGGTGGTGAAGCCAATGAAGCCTGACGAGATGCGGGGGCTTCAGAAGCTTCATTGGATTGCTTCATAGGCTTCATTGACTTCATTCTGTCCCCAGGTCGTCGGTGGCTGGGAACCAGATCCATTGCTTGTCGGATTCGACAATCCCCTGTTCTTCCAAGCCCTTAAGCCCACGTCGGAAATACTGACCGTTCAACTTCGGGTCATTCCTTCCATCATCAGCCTGAGCCTGCAGTGAAGCTTCGCGTACCCGCTTCCGACAAAATCCAGTCTGGTTAGGCTTCATTTCTAGGTCTGAGGCTTCGATCACCAAGGTAAGAAGTGGCTCCGAATCCAACGAATTCAGAACACCCAGGAAGTGCTCTTCCGCTGGGCTCTGTTTCTGGACTTCGTCCGTGGCCTCTAGATCCCCGGCAAACTCGACAACGCATGACGACACGGGATCACCGTCGTCATCGACTCCGAGCTGCACTGGGACGAGCTGATACGAGATACCGGGCATAAGATCCATGTCGCGCTGCTTCGTGGCGTTAATCCAGAAGCCAGGTCGATTCTTCGCGACGCTGACTTCTAGCTCTGTATCTATGGCTGCCCTCAGGGACGAATGACCTCTGGCTCCCCGCTTCGCATTCTTTCCGGTGTGGTGAATCGGAATGACTGTGCACCCGAGTTCGGACTTGATGCGATCACAGTTTTTGACGAACAGAGGCATATCTACGCTTGAGTTCTCGTCGCCCCCTGCCATCGAGCGGCTAAGCGTGTCGATGAAAATCGCCACGCATGTGTGCACACCGGCGTCCTCCAGTTTCCTGATGGCCTCGATCAACGGGCCTGTGTCGGCGTTCGGGTCGAGAAGGTCCACCGTCGTGGGAAGGATATAAAACGGAATGTTTTCTGTTCGACCGAGCCATGTTTTCTTGCAAGCTTCGATTCGCTTTGCGAAACCGCGAGATCCCTCTGCGGCTACGTAAACGACCATGCCCTGTTTTACGCGATGTCCCTGCCAATCTCGTCCAGCCGCAATGTGCAGACCCATATCGAGAGCGATAAATGTTTTGGAGCAGCCTGACGGGCCGTAAATGAGCACCATCGATTCTTGCTCGATATGACCCTTGATGAGGTAGCTGTTTGACAGATCGAGTTGGATATCGTCGATTTGGAAGAAATCGAATCTCTTCTGAGAGTCAGATTGCGGGATCGCGCTCTCGAACGAGGGAGACGTGCCCCCCCCCCACTCGATTCCAAGAAACTTCGCGACACTGCGGACGACCCGTTCGTCAATGATCTTCGCAAGCTTGGGCGCTCCAGTAACAGGCTGACGCTGAGCAAGTCGCTCTGCGGTAGTCGCAACATCGGTCTTCCTCTGCTCCCATTCCTCGTCGCCAGCTGCTTTCGCGATGACCGTGACGAACCATCCAACTTCGTCCTGGGGCAAGCCACCTTTGAGGAGCATTCCGGAGAACGCCATAATTGCGTTGTGGCGGTCCCCGTTGGCTGGGTAGTGGCGAACAAAGATCGTCGCAGCCGCAAGCTTCGATACGTCATCTTGCAGCAGTTCCGACCGGACTTCTGTTGCAACCCCCTCGCCTTCGTGCTCAACCAGTTCACCGGATTCATGACGACTCGGTGGCACAACGGTTTGGCAACCGTCGGACCGGATTTCGAGAAGCATGGTGCCATCAATAGGGTCTACGAACTTTCTGGTTTTACAGCCCTGCGCGAAGTAGCAGTAGTGAGACGAGCGGGCGCTTTGGCGACCATGCGTCCAACCCGTGTCAGGCAGAATTGACTTCGCAAGTTCGATTGCCTCGGGGCAATCGAGGTCGATATCGACGAGGTTGCCGCTTGGCTTGCCAAGAAGGACTCCGATGTTTAGGTTTGGCCCCCCGAAACGAGCAGCGAGATCGGAGGTGCCGTGCTTAGGTTCGGTCCACCCGGACTCGCAAGGGATCTTGCTTTTTGGGCGGACGGGAATTGGGACGATCCCAGATCTCGAAAGATCTTGTGCAGTTTCGAGGACTGACTTGGTAGACAAAATAGATCCAGACATATTTATTGATCCTGGTCTATGAACATTTTAAACCCGCTAACAAAGCCGCATTCTTGGCAAGCAAAGTTGAAGGCGAGAATGTGATAGGGGAGAGGACCTGGAGATGATCTGCGCAGTTCGTAGCGTGAGCCACAAAGCCTGGGATGGAATCGGCAACCACACTCCGGACACTTGAAATAAATGTAATCTGTGTCGGTCTCAGCCTTGAGTCCGCCGTGGACTACCTTCTCCCCCCCATTGAAACGACCCCAATCCTCCTCGGAAACGATTGGGATTTCCGTGAATTTCTCGGAGATCTCGTGCACGGGGATTGGATCCCAATCGATCTGGTCGACGTCAAGATCGAGGGCTTCTGCAATCTTCTGTTGAACTTCCGTGCTTGGCCGAACGTATCGGCCCAAAGCAGAAGTGATGGGTCTCATGTTTTCGCCGAAATCTGCGTCGTTGGCGAGGTCATCACGTGAAATGTTTCGGTCATTGCAGATTGTCTGCAGGTCTTTTGATTTCTTGCCCATAGTATTTCTCCTGTTGGGTATTGAATTAGTGGTCTTGAGGGACCTTTAAATTCAACCACCGCTGCCGTACTGGCACAAGCAAAGGTCGGTGAGATATCGGGGCGGACGCGAGAGAGTTCGCATCCGCGCCCG from Myxococcales bacterium encodes:
- a CDS encoding AAA family ATPase; the encoded protein is MSTKSVLETAQDLSRSGIVPIPVRPKSKIPCESGWTEPKHGTSDLAARFGGPNLNIGVLLGKPSGNLVDIDLDCPEAIELAKSILPDTGWTHGRQSARSSHYCYFAQGCKTRKFVDPIDGTMLLEIRSDGCQTVVPPSRHESGELVEHEGEGVATEVRSELLQDDVSKLAAATIFVRHYPANGDRHNAIMAFSGMLLKGGLPQDEVGWFVTVIAKAAGDEEWEQRKTDVATTAERLAQRQPVTGAPKLAKIIDERVVRSVAKFLGIEWGGGTSPSFESAIPQSDSQKRFDFFQIDDIQLDLSNSYLIKGHIEQESMVLIYGPSGCSKTFIALDMGLHIAAGRDWQGHRVKQGMVVYVAAEGSRGFAKRIEACKKTWLGRTENIPFYILPTTVDLLDPNADTGPLIEAIRKLEDAGVHTCVAIFIDTLSRSMAGGDENSSVDMPLFVKNCDRIKSELGCTVIPIHHTGKNAKRGARGHSSLRAAIDTELEVSVAKNRPGFWINATKQRDMDLMPGISYQLVPVQLGVDDDGDPVSSCVVEFAGDLEATDEVQKQSPAEEHFLGVLNSLDSEPLLTLVIEASDLEMKPNQTGFCRKRVREASLQAQADDGRNDPKLNGQYFRRGLKGLEEQGIVESDKQWIWFPATDDLGTE